In a genomic window of Zootoca vivipara chromosome 5, rZooViv1.1, whole genome shotgun sequence:
- the CLRN1 gene encoding clarin-1, with the protein MPVQQKKVLFCVAGVLSFACALSITAAIGTQLWLRGRILCKTGALLVNATGQELEKFIGEIQYGLFYGERVRQCGLGGRPLRFSFFPDLFKVIPASIHVSVILFSLALLVFALIETGFFMYNAFGKPYETLHGPLGLYLWSFISFSCGCLIMILFSSEVKIHHLSEKIANYKEGSFIFKTHSEQFANSFWIILVCSLVHILNILLIRLAGFEFPFSKSKDSETANGAADLMY; encoded by the exons ATGCCAGTCCAACAGAAGAAAGTGTTATTCTGTGTTGCTGGCGTGCTAAGTTTTGCTTGTGCTCTCAGTATTACAGCAGCCATAGGAACTCAGCTGTGGCTCAGAGGAAGAATACTCTGCAAAACTGGAGCGCTGCTTGTCAATGCTACCGGCCAAGAATTAGAGAAGTTTATTGGTGAAATTCAGTATGGACTTTTCTATGGGGAGAGGGTTAGACAATGCGGGCTCGGAGGAAGACCTTTGCGGTTTTCAT TTTTTCCAGATTTGTTCAAAGTTATCCCTGCGAGTATCCATGTGAGTGTTATCCTCTTCTCTTTGGCGTTGTTAGTGTTTGCCCTGATTGAGACTGGGTTCTTCATGTACAACGCATTCGGCAAACCCTATGAAACACTGCATGGTCCGCTAGGGCTGTACCTGTGGAGCTTCATCTCAT tttCTTGTGGCTGCCTCATCATGATACTCTTTTCATCAGAAGTGAAAATACACCACCTCTCAGAGAAAATAGCTAATTATAAAGAAGggagctttatttttaaaactcacAGTGAGCAATTTGCTAATTCATTTTGGATCATTCTGGTGTGCTCATTGGTACACATTCTGAACATTTTGCTAATACGCCTTGCTGGATTTGAGTTTCCTTTTTCAAAGTCGAAAGATTCAGAGACAGCAAATGGAGCAGCCGATCTAATGTACTAG